In Kosmotoga arenicorallina S304, the DNA window GTAGGTTACAATGGTTTGAAATATGACAGGAAAGAATTTTTGAATTTAACCAATGAAATTTGTGAAGCCTTTAAGAACAACATAGAGGAATTCAAGCCGGGAAGATACCCCGTGGTTTTTTTGCAGTCTGATTCCATATATCTGATGAAGCTCTACAGAGATCTGCACGGTCTGATTTTCGCTACTGGTGGGTCCTTGCTTTCCGGAAAAATAGGCCAGAAGCTGTTTAGTGAAAATTTCACTTTATACCAGACGCGTAACCATGCTGACGGCTTTTATGGCCCTTTCTTCGACCTTGAGGGCGTGGTAACCCCGGAATTCCGTTATCCATTAATTGAGAATGGGATCCTGCGTTCGCCCTACACAAACAAGAAAACGGCGAAACTGTTCAACCTTCCACATACTGGTGCTGCTGGTGGTGAATATGATTCGGTTCCGGATGTGGCAGCTTATCCTATGAGTCTGAAAGAATCCGATAAAACTCTTGAGGAACTCCTCGATGGCAGAAAGGGAATTTTCGTTCTTGTGGCGAGCGGCGGCGACTTTACGCCAGATGGTAAATTCGCTACTCCCGTGCAACTGCCTTTTCTGTTCGATGGCAAGAAATTCATCGGGAAGTTACCAGAGCTGAACATATCTTCAAATCTCTTTGACATGTTCGGGAAAGATTTCATCGGAGTTGGTAAGAACAATCTAACCCCTCTGGGACCATCCAGGGCGGTCATAATGGAAATGGACGTTTCGAAGATTTAAAAAGGGCTTACAGCCCTTTTTGTTTTTTGGCAATCTTTGTCGCAAGAGAGATTAGCTCAAGCACCTCGGGGCTGCTGATTTCCAGTTCGACAAGCACCCCTTTTTTTCTTTGGAGCAATAATCCTGCACGAACTAACGCTTTTATGTGCCTTGAAAGAGTTGTTTTATCAAGAGGAAATAGTGGTTCAAGCTGGCAGAGGCAATTGGCTTTTCCGGCAGCTATGGTTTTGAGAATTTCGATCCTCCACTCACAGCCCAAAGCTTTGAAAATATCAACAAGCCAATTGTTCAGTTTGTCCAAAGTGGCCACTTCCTTTTCAAATATTTATTAAATCCTGTTCTTAATCGCCTTTACATCTTCTGAAGTTGCAAGCGCTCCATAGCGTTTAACCACCATAGAAGCAAGGAGCTTTCCCGTTTCTATGGCTTCCAGGAAAGGCTTTCCCTTTAGCACGCTTGCAATTACCGCCGCGTTAAAGGCATCACCGGCGCCTGTCCCATCAACTGCGGCCTCTTTTTTCACGGCGATTTCCTTAATACTACCATTCTTTATGTAAATTATGGGATCGTCCCCATTGGTTACCACAATATTGCCCTGAGTATGATTTTTTAGAAATTCTATCACTTCTTCTATGCTCAATGCTGGAAAAAGAAGGCTCAGATCATCACGGGAGGGCTTGCAATAATCAGCCTTGATCATAAGCTCTACGACAATTTTCCTCAGTTCATCTGGCTTTATATCCCCTTCAAGGCTTCTCATGTTAAGATCAAAAGAGCAAAAAATCCTTTCCCTTTTTGCAACATCAAAGGCCTTCAAAATCGCATCTCTAGATTTGCTGTAATTCAAGGAAAAAGCGCTCGTATGAAAGATGCTCGATGACTTTAATATGCTCTCGTGTTTGCTGCCAAAGTTCAATACGAGTTTTTCCCTATTCTTAATTCTGAAAACCGGGTTTCCATTCCCATCAAGGGTTACTTCAGCATATAGAGTTTTTTCAGATGGGTTGTGATATAGCGTCGAAAATCCTGAATCCATAAGGGTATTCATCAAAAAGTTTCCTTCATCATCCCGGGCAAGCGATGTTTGAAAAGCTACCTCAATCCCCATTAAATACAAATCCATCATGGTATTGAAGACCGAGCCGCCAGCCAGCCATCTTTCTTCGCCGTTCACTGTATATATCTTGTCAACAAGAATTTCTCCCATTCCAAATACAGAAGGCATTTGTTTCACCTCTTTTAATCAGTATTGATTACCTTCCAGGCAGCTTTTCTAAGCCGGTTCATTATTGCAAGGCCGATTCCCTTTTCTGGAAAAGCTTCGGATATCAACAAATCGAAGCCTTTGCCCGGCAACTCTCTCAGAGTGCTGAAAAGATTGGTCGCAACAATATACAGATCTTCGCGCGAACCCAGTACGATTTTCTCGAATCCCTTTCCATAAAGCATTTCAGTCTCTTTAGAGCAAAGTATAGCGGTTTTTCTATTGCTTTGCAAAGCGATTTCCTTTATTTTCTTGAAAGAATCAAAAGGATTGCCTTCAACGAGAATGAGTTCTACATCGGGGGAATAATGCCTGTATTTCATCCCGGGCGACAAAGCTGGGCCATCATATTTTGCACGAGCCCTGGCAGCTTCTGAAACCACGAGATCGGGGAGTAACTCTTTTAACCTCTCCGGGGATACAGGACCTGGTCTTAACAACCTGGGCTTCTTTCTTGTCATATCTATTATCGTCGATTCAAGCCCAAATAAAGTTTTGCCGCCCTGAATGATGCACTCAACCCTGCTGTCAAGGTCTTCAACTACGTGCCATTCCTCCGTCGGGCTTGGTTTTCCGGATAGATTAGCGCTTGGGGCGGCAATGGGAACACCCGAGCTTTCAATCAGCTTTATTGCTATGGGATGAGCAGGAAAGCGGAGGCCTACAGTTTGCATCATTGCGGTTACAATCGAGGGAACCACACTGCTTTTATGAAAAATGAGCGTTACAGGCCCCGGCCACAAGCGGTGCGCAATTTCAAAAGCGTCTATATTTTCCACCACAAGGCTTTGCGCCATTTCAAGTGATGAAACATGCACGATCAATGGATTATCCTCCGGCCTTCCCTTGGCAATGTAAATTTTTTTAACCGCATAAGGGTCCAGGGCGTTAGCCCCCAGCCCGTATACGGTTTCAGTTGGAAAAGCAACAAGCTTTCCGCTTTTTATGTATTCAGCAGCTTGCTTGATTTTGTCCATTTCTGGGGATTCCGGAGATATTTTCAGTTTCAGCGTTTTCATCTTATCACCTTTTCCATTGCCATTATCGCTGCTCCATAAGCCCCTACTATATCGGGTACATCGGGAATAAGGAAATTAATTCCCAGCTCTTCTTGAAGTGCTTTCACAATGCCGCTGTTTCTGGCGACTCCACCCGTGAAAACCACAGGAGGCTCCCCTTTCACTCTTTTGTACATTGCAGCGATACGCTTAGAAATTGACCTGAAAAGACCAGCAGATATATCGTCTATGGATTCGCCTTTACCAATAAGGGAAACCACTTCAGATTCAGCGAAGACTGTACACATTGAACTGATAGACAGATTTTTTCGGGCTTTCTCAGCGGCATCAGCCATGGCATCAAGGTCTTTTTCAAGAACGCGCGCCATCACTTCAAGAAAACGCCCTGTGCCTGCTGCGCATTTATCATTCATGCTGAAATCAACCACATTTCCCTTTTCATCTAAGCGTATTGCTTTGCTATCCTGTCCTCCAATATCAATGATGCACTTTGCTTCCGGGAAAAACCTTTTTGCCCCCCTGGCGTGACATGTGATTTCGGTTATGGTTTCATTGGCGAAATCTACGATGCTTCGCCCGTAGCCGGTGGCAACACAGTAAGCAATGTCATCATCCGAAAAGTTCATTTCCCTTTGAGCTTCCTTCAAAAGCTTACTGGCAGTAGCACTGCCATTTATACCTGTGGGGGCGATTTTCCACAGGAGTATTTCACCTTTATCGTTTGTTATAACGAGATTTGTCGTTGTAGAGCCGGAATCCACACCAATGAAATACCTGCCCGCAGTTTTTGAGACAGATACCCTGGATATCCCTTTTTTAATCCTTTCAACGAAAGCCCCTATCCTGGTGGATAATTGCCCTAATGAAGCCAGGGGATAATCTATTTCCAGCGATAACGATGGTAGCTCTTCCGGAAGGGGGTAATCGTCGAAAAAGTCGCAAAATTTTTGGTTTAGCCTTAGCACGCCATCGACTTTTAGAGACTGGAAAATTTTCCGCAATATCGAGGTGTCGCTGCCATCTATAAAGCGGCCACAGGGAATACGCCGCTGGATCAGACGTGTAGCTATCTCATCGATCGGGTCAGCTGTTGGGAATGACTCTCCGGTAAATCCTCTCATTCCAGCGCATGTCTCGTTGAAAACAATCTCCGCACCAATACTGCCTACCATTTTCAAAAACTCCTCATCTTTCATCAGCCCCCCTGCAACCGCAAGGCGCGGACCGTTTTTTGCAACTTTTTTATCCAAAGGTTGATACTTTTGCCCTGAATTTGCTAAATCAATAGCCTTTTGGATTTCGGTATATGCAATACCCTTGTTGTGCAGCGACCACAAATGTTTTTTCAGATCATTGAAACTCTTTATGCCTTCTTTCAATTCTCTTATTGTAATTGTTTTCCCCCTGACCAAGGATAACATATCAACTAAGCCTTCGAGTTGATTTCTATAAAAAATTCTGGACGCATCATCACGTTTCCAGGGGAGCCTTAACTGGAGAATTTGGGCTTTTGAATAGCTTTGTGCCAGATCGTTTATCCTCCGCATAGCATCACAGGAATCAACAGCTATGAAGAGGTCATCACTATTCATGTCTTTAACCGCCTCGAAAGTTGCCTTGCAATAACCGCACAGATTCCTGTGCACCAGAGGATCTTCCGAATAATCTGCCCTTTCTATCTTCATAAACGATAGCCCGCTGGCAAATAATATCTCCAGTGGGACATAGCTGCAGGCGTAATAAATCACTCTCCCACCCCCAGAATTTCAAGAAAAGCATTTACCCTTGTCTTCAACTGACCAGCGCTTTCGGAGTTGTGATCCACGCAATCTCCTGTCAACTCCAAAAAGGGGATGTTTTCCTTATTGAATACGCGTTTTAAATAACCCGCGCCTCCACTTGATTGACGGCATCCCCAGTGTGAAAAGTGAACAGCACCTGAGACACTCAGTTCCCGGGCGAGCTTTATCAAAAAATTCCCGCGTTCTTGAACGCTTCCAGCTTCTATATTGAACACCAGTTTTTCTGCAAGAGACTTTATGGGGTCTTCCGGTTTCACAGGATACAACCAATCCCACCACAGCTCATCTGTAACAACCCAGATTTTCCCTGAGGGTGAAAATATTTCAAAGAGTTCATTGTCATAATAAGGCGGGATATGAAGCCAGAGCAACTTTAATTCCGGGGAAGCCTTTGAGTTCCTGAGGTCTTCAATTAATTCCTGGGAAGCTGTCAAAAGTTCCCTGCTTCCAGCAAGGGTGTGCATTACATAGAGAGCGTTCATCTGTTCGTATAGATGCATGGGAATTGATTTTGAGCTAAGGAGTTCTCTGGCTTTGTTGAGGTTTTCTACTGTTTTTCTCTCCCATTCCAGGTGTTCTTCTAATTTATCGAAGGGGTATCTTTTTCCTGTAATTTCTTCTATTGCTCGTATCAGCTCGTAAAGCTGTTTTTCCACATAAGGCACGTACTCTTTTTTTCTTCCCCTTGGCACATCTATCAGAAAAAAGGGTGTGCCAAAAGATTTGGCTATCTTATGAAAGCTTCCCGCATTTCCATCGCACAAAATGGTTGTTGTAACTACAATATCCGGTTTCGGGAATACCTTCCACAAAGCGGTGCCTATGGAAGTTCTATGAAAAGTGCACAAACTGCTTGAAATGCCATTGCTGGAAGCAAGGTTCAAAGGGAGGTCTTCGAGATGCATCGATGACATCGTTCCGCTTATTCCCTCCGCAGATACGGGATTAATTCCAGCAGCAATGAGCAGTTCAGAAGGTGCAAGAAGGTTAACCCAGGCTACGTTAAAACCACTTAAAGCCCTGAAAACTTCCAGAACTGCAAGGTAATTTATTGAATTTATGAAGTCAGGTCTTTTTCTATCGGGGAATTTCTTTCTCCTGAGGGTTTCCAGCCCCATACCGGCTTTAAGTATTCTCCTGAACCTTTCGGGATTGCCCTTGAACCTCCTGAGAATATTACCAAAGGCTATACTTTTTTTTGACATTCAATACCCCCTATTTGGCTACTGCGCTCAAACAAAATTATCACATTTATGGTTTAATTTGTGAAGCAGCAAGGAAGAAATGAAGCGATGAAGTTATTTTCTCACGAGGAAAAAAGCCTTCCCGGCTTTGACGCTGTACTTCATCAGATGAAATTCGCTAAGCCGTATAAGGTTTTTCACCGAATTGAGGGTTGGTATGAATCTGTACTTCTCATTTATTATTCTTTCCCCTTCTAAAACGGGATATTTCTTTGAAAGCTCTTTTAGAGCGGCAGTTGACGCAGAATGACTGTCTTCAATTTCAAGTGCAATAAGACCTTTTCCGCCAATCCTTAAAGCCAGATGTGCTTTATGGAGGATTTCCAGATTCGTATCTGGGGGAAGGTAATTGGGTACATATAAAAGCAAGAAACCGCCAAAAATACCTATAAAAGATATTTCGTTAAAAGGCATATGCAAGACTTTTATACCTCTATCAGAAAGCTTTATTGATTTACATTTGTTTCCTGAAATCCCTATGACTTTAATGCCGCATTCGCGCAAATATTTCCAGAAGGAACAACCTGAGCAATCAAAATCGAGTATCATAGCGTTGTCATCAAGAGCGGCTGCGAAGTGAATTAAGTAGTCTTTCAAGGTTTCATCGTAAAATAGCTTCGAATATGCTTTTGCCATGGGGCCGGGTGGATCTTCAAGGTATTGTTTTCTCCAGCTAGAATTCATGTGATCACCTCAATCCATTTTATTATTCTGAATTGATAGTTACAATGAATGGGAAGAGTCTGAAGAGAAATCATTTTGAATTGTTTCATAATAAATGCTAAAATAAGATTTCAAGAAGGAGGGGAGGTCATATGAAGAAGTTGCTAACTATTTTAGTGTTGTTTTTTGCTCTTACTGCTTTTGCCTGGTCGGGGCACGATGCCCTTACCTATTACATCGTTTCTTCCATGCCTGATATAGCTGACATTAGAGTTCCTATTACACCTTACACATATGAAAATATCGATAACCGCATTTATAATATGGAAAAGGCAAATTTCAGCGATTACCTTGGTCAGAGATACAATCCCTGGGAAGATGACGATGTCTTCATTTCAGTATTTCCGAATCCATTACCAGTAGATAATATTGCTCCTCTGTGGCAAATATTTTCTGTGTATTCTTATGAACCTGACCTTGGCATGGACCAGGATCTCGAATTGAATTCCAGTCAAAAGCTAACTGGCGGAAGCCAGGGTTGGCGGCACATGGAATATCGATTGCTCTTCATGAGATTTGGCGAAGTTTCAAAGAGCGTCGAGTATTTTTCGGACCTTTCAACAGAAGTGTGGGATATGAACGACCCTTATTGGGCTTACAGATTTATGGCGCGGGCAATTCACTATCTTGAAGATATAGGGATGCCCTATCATACATTCCCCGCTCCTACCTGCGAACTCTTCAAGCTGATTTTCAATTTCGATAAGTGGTACGTTGTCTTTGCGAATTATCATTACGCTTACGACTTTTATGGCGGGTACAGGCTCTGGACAGGTTATGAACCCCTTGTTAAAGCCATAAAAGAAGCAGAACCTGTTAAGATCAAAAATCCGCGTAAAGATGCACTGAAGCTCAGAAGATATGCCCGTGGTAAACTGTCCAGAGTATACTATGAAATGAAAGAACTCATGGGAGACGATCTCGAAAGTGGAAACACAGACCTTGCCACAAAGGAATACTTTGACGAGCTGGTAGCCACAAAAGACACCTCAAAACTCGATGAGCTAACCATTGAATTGCTTTCGAAGGTAGCTTCATATGTAAAGGGCTACATACTGTACATGAGGGAAATTCAAGGGTGGTAGAAATAAGTTTCTTAGAGCCGCCTTATGGCGGCCCTATTTTTTCTTCCTTTTTTCTTCGGAGGCAGAGAGAGAAATCTTGTAAAAATGCTCAAGTTTATCACAAACGACTCTATTAAAGGTCGCCACAGGATAGTGTCCGGTTTTGTCCACAACACCCGCTTTCTTGCCTGAAAGCAGTTCCAGAGCTTCATCCACACTTTCAACAGCCCAGATATGGAACAGCCCTTTTTTGACTGCTGCCGTTACCTCGTCGGATAGTACCAGGTTATCCAGATTGCTCTGTGGAATAATTACCCCCTGTTCCCCGTTGAGTCCCTTTATTTCGCACAAACGGAAAAAACCTTCTATTTTTTGCGGGATACCGCCAACAGGTTGCACACGACCGCTCTGATTAATTGAGCCGGTTACCGCAATGCTTTGTTTCAAGGGGATTCCAGAAATCGCTGATAAAAGAGCCGCTACCTCGGCAACTGAAGCGCTATCACCCTCAACCATACTGTAAACCTGCTCAAAGGACACAAAAGCATTAAGGCTGAGGGGATGATGCTGGGCATATCTTGCGTGAAGATAACCCTGAACGATCAGCGATGCTTTTGTATGGATTTTGCCACTGAGACCTGCTTCACGTTGAATGTCCACAATCCCCTCATTGCCCGGGCTTACTTTAGCGGTTATTTTTACGGGAATTCCAAAGCTCAAATCTTCGGTTTCGATTACGGTCAACCCATTAACCTCACCAACAGCTTTTCCGCTCGTTTCAACATACAGAATAGAGTTCCTGAACTCTTCCTCGATTTTGTCTTTATACAAGGAAACACGCTTTCTCATGCCATTCCACGCTTCTTCTATGTGCTTTCCACTTACGATGGGTGCTCCTTTGATTTTTGCAAGTTCAGAACTCTCTTCAAGCAGCTGCTTCAACGTGCCAAATCTTATTGAGAGCTTTTTTCTATTTCCTGATAACAAAATAGCCTTTTTTATTATCTCTTTAAGAGCGGTTCGATCAAAGTCCAGCAGCGTGCTCTCAGAAGCTATTGAATGGACAAAGCGGCAGAATTTCTTTGCTGATTCTGAATTAAAGTCCATTTCCCAGTCGAACTCCGCTTTTATCTTGAAAAGTTTCTTAAAGTCCGGGTCATAAGCGGTGAGAAGCTGGTAAATCCAGGGTTCGCCAATGAGTATCACCTTAAAATCAATTGGTATAGGCTCGGGTTTCAATGAAACGGTAGAAACCAATCCAAGACGATGTTCCAGGTTTTCTATTCTCAAATTTCCGTCAAAAAGAACCCGCTTTAGCGTGTTCCATACATATGGTTCGCTCAGAACGTTCTTTGCATCGAGAATAAGATAACCTCCATTTGCACGATGTACAGCACCAGCCCGGATCATGGTGTGATCCGTGTCAAGCATACCCATTTTGGCCACATATTCAATCCTTCCGAAGAGGTTAGAATAGGTGGCGTTCATTTCCTCGACTATTGGTCTGCCGGTGCTCTTTGAATTGTCAACAAAGAGGTTCACCGCATAGCGCTTTTTGAAGAAAATCATCGCATCGGAGTTTTCGTTGAAAAAATAAGCAAGATTATCCAGAATATCCTTTTTGAGCCTTTCGAGAAAATCTACAACTTCTTTGTTCGTCCTGTATTTTTTCTTTAGCTCTGAAAGATGGCCCTCTATGGCAAAAGTGGCTACCTGCCTGTTCAGTTCTTTCAGCTTGTCGCCATAATCCCTTTCCAGTTTTCGCAATTCGAGAATATATGAATTAACCAGCTCTCTCACTTTCTCGCCGTGTTTCTCAATTTCTCTGCGGTATTCTTCAGGTAGAGCGTCATATACTTCCTGTGTAAGGGGTTTTTCATTCCACAGAGGGATTGTTGCTACACCTGCTTGATTTATCTGAACGAGGTACTGCTCTTCACGAGCCCTGTCGACAAGCTCTTTCAACAGGCTGTTTTTGCGTTCGTTATTTTCCGTCTGGAGGGCATTCACCTTTTTCTGGTAATCATCACTCTGAAAGGCCTCTTTTACAGAAGTAACCATTATTTCGACAAAATTTTCGAGATCCTTTTTCAGCTTTCCACCCAGGCCGGCCGGGGTGGAAATCACATTGGGGGAACGGGGATCGTTGAAATTATATACATACAGCCAATCCTTTGAAGTACTGCCATCCTT includes these proteins:
- a CDS encoding Lon protease family protein, producing MKKISWQELKLNINLPRSIDRASSLPELEEFIGQERALEALEIGIRMNKLGFNIFVSGLTNTGRRTFVRKFLAGKIKDGSTSKDWLYVYNFNDPRSPNVISTPAGLGGKLKKDLENFVEIMVTSVKEAFQSDDYQKKVNALQTENNERKNSLLKELVDRAREEQYLVQINQAGVATIPLWNEKPLTQEVYDALPEEYRREIEKHGEKVRELVNSYILELRKLERDYGDKLKELNRQVATFAIEGHLSELKKKYRTNKEVVDFLERLKKDILDNLAYFFNENSDAMIFFKKRYAVNLFVDNSKSTGRPIVEEMNATYSNLFGRIEYVAKMGMLDTDHTMIRAGAVHRANGGYLILDAKNVLSEPYVWNTLKRVLFDGNLRIENLEHRLGLVSTVSLKPEPIPIDFKVILIGEPWIYQLLTAYDPDFKKLFKIKAEFDWEMDFNSESAKKFCRFVHSIASESTLLDFDRTALKEIIKKAILLSGNRKKLSIRFGTLKQLLEESSELAKIKGAPIVSGKHIEEAWNGMRKRVSLYKDKIEEEFRNSILYVETSGKAVGEVNGLTVIETEDLSFGIPVKITAKVSPGNEGIVDIQREAGLSGKIHTKASLIVQGYLHARYAQHHPLSLNAFVSFEQVYSMVEGDSASVAEVAALLSAISGIPLKQSIAVTGSINQSGRVQPVGGIPQKIEGFFRLCEIKGLNGEQGVIIPQSNLDNLVLSDEVTAAVKKGLFHIWAVESVDEALELLSGKKAGVVDKTGHYPVATFNRVVCDKLEHFYKISLSASEEKRKKK
- a CDS encoding phospholipase C/P1 nuclease family protein encodes the protein MKKLLTILVLFFALTAFAWSGHDALTYYIVSSMPDIADIRVPITPYTYENIDNRIYNMEKANFSDYLGQRYNPWEDDDVFISVFPNPLPVDNIAPLWQIFSVYSYEPDLGMDQDLELNSSQKLTGGSQGWRHMEYRLLFMRFGEVSKSVEYFSDLSTEVWDMNDPYWAYRFMARAIHYLEDIGMPYHTFPAPTCELFKLIFNFDKWYVVFANYHYAYDFYGGYRLWTGYEPLVKAIKEAEPVKIKNPRKDALKLRRYARGKLSRVYYEMKELMGDDLESGNTDLATKEYFDELVATKDTSKLDELTIELLSKVASYVKGYILYMREIQGW
- a CDS encoding acyl-CoA dehydratase activase, coding for MIYYACSYVPLEILFASGLSFMKIERADYSEDPLVHRNLCGYCKATFEAVKDMNSDDLFIAVDSCDAMRRINDLAQSYSKAQILQLRLPWKRDDASRIFYRNQLEGLVDMLSLVRGKTITIRELKEGIKSFNDLKKHLWSLHNKGIAYTEIQKAIDLANSGQKYQPLDKKVAKNGPRLAVAGGLMKDEEFLKMVGSIGAEIVFNETCAGMRGFTGESFPTADPIDEIATRLIQRRIPCGRFIDGSDTSILRKIFQSLKVDGVLRLNQKFCDFFDDYPLPEELPSLSLEIDYPLASLGQLSTRIGAFVERIKKGISRVSVSKTAGRYFIGVDSGSTTTNLVITNDKGEILLWKIAPTGINGSATASKLLKEAQREMNFSDDDIAYCVATGYGRSIVDFANETITEITCHARGAKRFFPEAKCIIDIGGQDSKAIRLDEKGNVVDFSMNDKCAAGTGRFLEVMARVLEKDLDAMADAAEKARKNLSISSMCTVFAESEVVSLIGKGESIDDISAGLFRSISKRIAAMYKRVKGEPPVVFTGGVARNSGIVKALQEELGINFLIPDVPDIVGAYGAAIMAMEKVIR
- a CDS encoding L-threonylcarbamoyladenylate synthase, coding for MKTLKLKISPESPEMDKIKQAAEYIKSGKLVAFPTETVYGLGANALDPYAVKKIYIAKGRPEDNPLIVHVSSLEMAQSLVVENIDAFEIAHRLWPGPVTLIFHKSSVVPSIVTAMMQTVGLRFPAHPIAIKLIESSGVPIAAPSANLSGKPSPTEEWHVVEDLDSRVECIIQGGKTLFGLESTIIDMTRKKPRLLRPGPVSPERLKELLPDLVVSEAARARAKYDGPALSPGMKYRHYSPDVELILVEGNPFDSFKKIKEIALQSNRKTAILCSKETEMLYGKGFEKIVLGSREDLYIVATNLFSTLRELPGKGFDLLISEAFPEKGIGLAIMNRLRKAAWKVINTD
- a CDS encoding carbohydrate kinase family protein; this encodes MPSVFGMGEILVDKIYTVNGEERWLAGGSVFNTMMDLYLMGIEVAFQTSLARDDEGNFLMNTLMDSGFSTLYHNPSEKTLYAEVTLDGNGNPVFRIKNREKLVLNFGSKHESILKSSSIFHTSAFSLNYSKSRDAILKAFDVAKRERIFCSFDLNMRSLEGDIKPDELRKIVVELMIKADYCKPSRDDLSLLFPALSIEEVIEFLKNHTQGNIVVTNGDDPIIYIKNGSIKEIAVKKEAAVDGTGAGDAFNAAVIASVLKGKPFLEAIETGKLLASMVVKRYGALATSEDVKAIKNRI
- a CDS encoding 2-hydroxyacyl-CoA dehydratase subunit D; translation: MSKKSIAFGNILRRFKGNPERFRRILKAGMGLETLRRKKFPDRKRPDFINSINYLAVLEVFRALSGFNVAWVNLLAPSELLIAAGINPVSAEGISGTMSSMHLEDLPLNLASSNGISSSLCTFHRTSIGTALWKVFPKPDIVVTTTILCDGNAGSFHKIAKSFGTPFFLIDVPRGRKKEYVPYVEKQLYELIRAIEEITGKRYPFDKLEEHLEWERKTVENLNKARELLSSKSIPMHLYEQMNALYVMHTLAGSRELLTASQELIEDLRNSKASPELKLLWLHIPPYYDNELFEIFSPSGKIWVVTDELWWDWLYPVKPEDPIKSLAEKLVFNIEAGSVQERGNFLIKLARELSVSGAVHFSHWGCRQSSGGAGYLKRVFNKENIPFLELTGDCVDHNSESAGQLKTRVNAFLEILGVGE
- a CDS encoding ArsR/SmtB family transcription factor, producing the protein MDKLNNWLVDIFKALGCEWRIEILKTIAAGKANCLCQLEPLFPLDKTTLSRHIKALVRAGLLLQRKKGVLVELEISSPEVLELISLATKIAKKQKGL
- a CDS encoding metallopeptidase TldD-related protein; translated protein: MIKEKYTEKTSQIALNIENSKVESVRRKDITKTAIRVYSENKMGVAGGLGKVDEEELAEKAIKALDFDIHYPVEPTSDLEMNIVYHADFSDSDEFVNEIEELLLEISKEQPDFIFSNKATLTTTENSLNNNLGLNLFHRGTSINVGLIFKRKGSGNIFDGFVGYNGLKYDRKEFLNLTNEICEAFKNNIEEFKPGRYPVVFLQSDSIYLMKLYRDLHGLIFATGGSLLSGKIGQKLFSENFTLYQTRNHADGFYGPFFDLEGVVTPEFRYPLIENGILRSPYTNKKTAKLFNLPHTGAAGGEYDSVPDVAAYPMSLKESDKTLEELLDGRKGIFVLVASGGDFTPDGKFATPVQLPFLFDGKKFIGKLPELNISSNLFDMFGKDFIGVGKNNLTPLGPSRAVIMEMDVSKI